GCTGCCCAAGTGCAGCTTGCCGCTTTCCACGGCCTCGGCGCTCAATACTGCGAGCAGTTCACAGCCAAGGGCCGCGTTTGCGGCGATCACCACTTCACCCACCGACGAGCCATGAACCGGCGAGAAAATCTCGGTGGCTGGCGTTGGGGCCTCGCACGCATCGAGCGCCAGGCGATATTGCCGGCGCTTGAGCTTGCCCAGGTACTGCATGCGGGCAACGATTTCCTGGCCGGTATAGCAGCCCTTCTTGAAACTTACGCCATCGACCGCCTGCAAGTTGATCATCTGGGGGATGAAGAGTTCGCGAGTCGGGCCCATGACCTGACCGATGCCCGCACGTACCTGCCCCAGCAGCCAGTCGTTCAGTGGCGCTTCGGGCAATGCAGCGGCCAGTTTCTCACGAACCGTTGCAGCAACCTCGGCAGGGGCCCACAGCTCGGCGCGGCCTTCGGAGACGGTGATGGCAATCAATCCGTCCTGGCGCACGGTGGAGCCGGCGTGTTCAGGCAGGGCCAGGCCCAACGCTTGCAAAACATCAGCACCGCCCTGCAAGCCAAAACGTGCCCATGCCGCGCTTTCGTCAGCCAGCGTGGCCTTGGAGAACACGGCGTACTTCTTCAGGTCGGCCAGTTGCGGCTCAAGCAGCTCGCTGGCCATTGCCAGCAGGTAACCGTTGCCTTCGGGCAAGATTCGGAAGCTCGACTGCATGCGCCCCTTGACCATGCAGCGTGCGCCAAGGCTGGCATGCTCCTGGCTCAGGTAGTTGATATTGCAGGTCAACTGACCCTGCAGGAACTTGCCGGCATCGGAGCCGCGGACGGCGAGGATGCCCTCATGGGACAGAGGGCAGAAGAAAGCGGAATCGGCCATGGGTGATCGCGGTGGCTAAAGACTGGCGGCCATCATAGAACGCCAGTAACAAAATAGGTAGGTGACTAGACCAACGCCCGGTGTCGCGTGCCCGGTTGCGCGGTATACTGCGCGACCATTCGAGGAGGGCCCCATGGTCGAACAAACTGAACTCAACCGGCTTTTCTGGCATAGCCGCCGTGGCATGCTTGAGCTGGACGTGCTGCTGGTGCCATTCACTCAAGAGGTCTACCCGACCCTGAGCGAAGCCGACCGCGAACTGTATGTGCGCCTGCTGAGCTGCGAGGATCAGGACATGTTCGGCTGGTTCATGGAGCGCACCGAGTCCGAAGACCCGGAACTGCAGCGCATGGTCCGCATCATCCTGGACCGTGTCCAGCCCAAGTAATTGGTTCGAGTGCCGCTGGCAGGGGTCGCTACTCTTGCTGGCGTGCTACCTGATTGGCCAGGTGCTGGCGCTGGGTGCCATCTGGTTGAGTGATGTGCCCCAGTGGGTTGATCTGCCTGCCACACTTGGTTGTGTTGCCCACGCTTGGTGGGCAATTCCACGACGAATTCTACTGACGCATGCACAGGCCGTGACGGGCTTGCGCCGTGATGTGCTCGGCTGGCGAGTCTACAGCCGCGCGATGGGTTGGCAGCCGGTGCGGCTGTGCCGGGATAGCGTGGCCTTGCCGGTGCTTGTAGTACTACGCTTCAAGCGGGTGGGGTGCTGGTTCGGCGAGAGTCAATGTATCCCCCAGGATGCCCTTGGCATGGATGAGCATCGTCGGCTGCGCGTGCGGCTGAAGTTCAGCCGACGCAGGTTTGGCAGCGCTTCCACAGGGCGGGCCCCAGGCCTGTAGGAGCGGCTTCAGCCGCGATGCGGGCGTCGCCGAGTTCAGCCCGGACTGAGCACGGTATCTCGCGCCTCTGCCAGCATCCCTGGGTAATCCAGCGTGTAATGCAACCCGCGGCTCTCCTTGCGCTGCATTGCCGAACGAATCATCAACTCCGCCACTTGCGCCAGGTTACGCAGTTCGATCAGATCCCGGCTGACCTTGTAATTGCTGTAAAACTCGTCGATTTCGTCAAGCAACAGGCGGATACGGTGCTCGGCACGCTGCAAGCGCTTGCTGGTGCGCACGATGCCAACATAGTCCCACATGAAACGCCGCAGTTCGTCCCAGTTGTGCGCAATGATCACGTCTTCGTCCGAATCGGTGACCTGGCTGGCATCCCAGCCTGGCAAGGTGGTGGGCATGCTGACCCGGTCCAGATGTGCCTGGATGTCCGCCGCTGCGGCACGGCCATAAACGAAACATTCCAGCAGCGAGTTGCTGGCCATGCGGTTGGCACCGTGCAGGCCGGTGAAGCTGGTTTCGCCAATGGCGTACAGGCCCGGCACGTCGGTGTGCCCGCGATCGTCGACCATGACGCCACCACAGGTGTAATGGGCAGCTGGCACCACCGGGATTGGCTGGCGGGTAATGTCGATGCCGAATGTCAGGCACCGCTCGTAGACGGTCGGGAAATGGTTCTTTATGAAGTCTGCCGGCTTGTGCGTGATGTCCAGGTACACGCAATCAACGCCCAGTCGCTTCATTTCGTGGTCGATGGCGCGGGCCACGATGTCACGGGGTGCCAGCTCTTCTCGCGGGTCGAAGCGCGGCATGAAGCGCTCGCCGTTGGGCAGGCGCAGCAGTGCACCTTCACCGCGCAAGGCCTCGGTGATCAGGAAGCTTTTGGCCTGCGGGTGGTACAGGCAGGTAGGGTGGAACTGGTTGAATTCCAGATTCGCCACCCGGCAACCGGCGCGCCAGGCCATGGCAATGCCATCACCGCAAGCGCCATCGGGGTTGCTGGTATAGAGATAGACCTTGGCGGCGCCACCGGTGGCCAGCACGGTGAACCGGGCACCGTAGGTGTCTACCTCGCCGGTGTTTCGGTTCAGGACGTAGGCACCCAGGCAACGCTCCCCGTCAAGCCCCAGCCTGCGCTCGGTAATCAGGTCGACCGCCACGCGCTGTTCAAGCAGTTCGATGTTAGGGCGTTGGCGTGCCTGCGCCAGCAGTGTGGTGAAGATGGCTGCACCGGTGGCGTCAGCGGCATGGATGATGCGACGGTGGCTGTGGCCGCCCTCACGGGTGAGGTGAAACTCGAAGCCGCCGTCGTCGACGCTGTAATGCTCGTCACGCGTGAACGGTACGCCCTGTTCGATCAGCCACTCGATGGCCTCGCGGCTGTGCTCGACGGTGAAGCGCACGGCGTCTTCGTCGCACAGGCCACCACCGGCGTTAAGCGTGTCCTCGACATGGGACTGCACGGTATCGGTGTCGTCAAGCACGGCGGCAACACCGCCTTGGGCCCAATAGGTGGAACCGTTGGCCAGGTCACCCTTGCTCAGTACGGCAATGCGCAGGTGGCCGGGAAGGTTCAGTGCCAGGCTGAGACCGGCGGCGCCGCTGCCGATCACCAGGACATCATGTTGGAATTGTTGGCTCATGTCGGGACACTAGTAATCTTTGGAAGTGGCACGGCACAATAGTCACGCGCAGATGGCATTGTGAAACTATCGTGAATGCAGGCCGGGTTGCCTTTATAGCAGCCTGCGGTGGCCAATTTCCATGCCACATGTGATGCGGTGTAGCACTTGCGGGGAACTTTCCGTCATGGCCGGAAATCCTATGAAGGCTGCCCGCACGCCACCATTTGCCGCGGCGACGCAGGGCGGCAGCTCTATCCGGGCTGACACCTGCGTATTCGAAACCTGATTATTGATGCAGCGCGCCGTGACCGCGCCGTGTCTTTCCTGCAAGCCGACCAAGGGCTGCAGGAATCTTGCTTGGAGGGGAGAACTTTTGCGCAAAGCCCGAGTCTATGGTTGCAAGCCTGAACGATGGCTGTTGCAACGCTCCTTCGAGTTCACTGAGGAGTGTTCATGCTAACCCAGGAAGAGGATCAGCAGCTTGTAGAGCGCGTACAGCGCGGTGACAGGCGAGCGTTTGATCTGTTGGTGCTGAAGTATCAGCACAAGATTCTCGGGTTGATCGTGCGGTTCGTCCACGACACCCACGAGGCCCAGGATGTAGCGCAGGAAGCCTTTATCAAGGCCTATCGCGCGCTTGGCAATTTCCGCGGAGACAGTGCGTTTTATACCTGGCTGTACCGCATCGCCATCAACACGGCGAAGAACTACTTGGTGTCCCGTGGAAGACGGCCACCAGACAGCGATGTGAGCTCCGAGGACGCGGAGTTTTACGACGGCGATCATGGTCTCAAGGATCTCGAGTCCCCAGAGCGCTCGTTGTTGCGGGATGAAATCGAAGGCACTGTCCATCGCACCATCCAGCAACTGCCCGAAGATTTGCGCACGGCGTTGACCCTGCGTGAGTTCGACGGGTTGAGTTACGAGGACATTGCCAGTGTCATGCAATGCCCGGTGGGTACCGTGCGCTCTCGAATCTTCCGCGCTCGGGAGGCCATAGACAAAGCCCTGCAGCCGTTGTTGCAGGAAACCTGAGACAGCGGCGACAGCCAAGAGAGGAACCGCCATGAGTCGTGAAGCTTTGCAGGAATCGCTGTCCGCGGTAATGGACAACGAAGCGGACGAACTGGAATTGCGTCGGGTGTTGAACGCCGTCGACGATGCCGAAACCCGTGCTACCTGGTCGCGTTACCAGGTAGCTCGTGCAGCCATGCACAAGGAACTGCTGCTGCCCAAGCTGGACATCGCTTCGGCGGTCTCTGCAGCGCTGGCTGATGAAGCCGTGCCGGCCAAAACCAAGCAAGGCCCGTGGCGCAGCATTGGCCGCCTGGCCGTTGCCGCTTCGGTCACTGTAGCCGTGCTGGCCGGTGTACGCATGTACAACCAGGACGAGATCACGGGCGCCGAGCTGGCTGCTCAGCAACCGGCACAGCAAGGCCTGAGCATGCCACAAACTCAAGGCCCGGCTGTTTTGGCAGGCTATAGTGAAAGCAGTGAGCAACCGACCGGGCCGATGGCCAATGGCGTGCTGCAGAACCAGGCCGGCTGGGATCAGCGTCTGCCGGGTTATTTGCGCCAACACGCGCAGGAATCCGCGCTCAAGGGCACTGAAAGCGCCCTGCCGTATGCCCGCGCCGCCAGCCTGGAAAACCGCTAAGTAAGGAGGATCATGCGCGCGCTACCTCTCCTGTCGCTGCTTATTGGCAGCTTCATGACGGTGCCAGCATTGGCGGCCAATTCTTCGCCCGAGGCGAGCGAATGGCTGAACAAGCTGGCACAGGCCGAGCAAAAGCAGAGTTACCAGGGTTCTTTCGTTTACGAACGAAACGGCAGCTTTTCTTCCCACGACATCTGGCATCGTGTTCAGGACGGTAAAGTCAGCGAGCGGCTGTTGCAGCTCGATGGCGCCGCCCAGGAAATCGTGCGGGTGGACGGCAACGTGCAGTGCGTGAGTGGCGCCTTGGTCAGTGGTGTAGGCACCCCGCCCGACTCTGCTCCACGTGTGCTTGATCCCCTTAAACTGATGAGTTGGTACGACCTGCGCCTTGCAGGCAAGGCTCGGGTAGCCGGTCGCGACGCAGTGATCGTCACCCTTACGCCGCGGGACCAGCATCGATATGCATTCGAGCTGAATCTGGACCGTCAGACAGGCTTGCCACTGCGCTCGTTGATGCTCAACGACAAGGGCCAATTGCTGGAGCGGTTCCAGGTAACCCGCCTGGATACCGACCGACCACCTACCGACGAAGATCTTCAGCCAGGTACTGGCTGCAAGCCCGTTGAACATTTGGCCCGCACCGCTTCCGAAAGCGTTGCGGGTTGGCGCTCGGACTGGCTCCCGCCTGGCTTCGAGCTGATTAACAGTGCCGTGCGCCGCGACCCTGCACGAGACAGTACTGTCAGCAGCCTGATGTATGACGACGGTCTGGCCCGCTTCTCGGTGTTTCTGGAACCCGTCAAGGACAATTCCGGTGCAGATGTGCGCACCCAGCTTGGCCCTACCGTGGCTGTTTCGCGCCGCTTGAACACACCCAAAGGCAAGGTGTTGGTCACCGTCGTCGGTGAAATTCCGCTGGGCACCGCCGAGCGCATTGCGTTGTCAATGCGGCCCCAGGATGCCCAGGCGCGCCAGTGATGGCGCGCCTTTTCGGCCCGAAGCAAGGAAGACGGACATGCGGCTGAAATGAAATTAAAGCATTGTCATTTGCAATCCATCCGTAAATTTTTTATAGGTCAGACTTCTTGGAGCCTGGCCTTTCCTGCGTTTGCAGGGGGCCTTTCTAACTTACGCTCGTTGTGACGGGAGCCGTATGTCAATACCACGCTTGAAAACCTACCTATCGATGTTCGCCGCCGTGCTCATGCTTGGCCAGGTGCTTACGGCCCAAGCCCAGGAAGCCCTGCCGGACTTCACTACCCTGGTCGAGCAGGCCTCGCCGGCCGTGGTCAACATCAGTACCAAGCAGAAGCTGCCGGACCGTCGCATCGCCTCCGGGCAGATGCCGGACCTGGAAGGGCTACCGCCGATGTTCCGAGAGTTCTTCGAGCGTAATATCCCCCAGCAGCCGCGTTCGCCGCGCGGTGATCGTCAGCGCGAGGCCCAATCATTGGGCTCGGGCTTCATCATCTCCAGCGACGGCTATGTGTTGACCAACAACCACGTTGTTGCCGATGCCGACGAGATCATCGTCCGCCTGTCGGACCGCAGCGAGCTGCAGGCGAAGCTGGTCGGCACTGACCCGCGTACGGACGTGGCCCTGCTCAAAGTCGATGGCAAGAACCTGCCGACCGTCAAGCTGGGTGACTCCGAAAAACTCAAGGTCGGTGAGTGGGTGCTGGCTATCGGCTCGCCATTCGGCTTCGACCATTCGGTGACCAAAGGTATCGTCAGCGCCAAGGGTCGTACGCTGCCCAACGATACCTACGTGCCGTTCATCCAGACCGACGTGGCCATCAACCCGGGTAACTCCGGTGGCCCGCTGTTCAACATGAACGGTGAAGTGGTAGGCATCAACTCGCAGATCTTCACCCGTTCGGGCGGCTTCATGGGCCTGTCGTTCGCCATTCCGATCGATGTGGCCATCGACGTTTCCAACCAGTTGAAGAAGGACGGCAAAGTCAGCCGTGGCTGGCTGGGCGTGGTGATTCAGGAGGTCAACAAAGACCTGGCTGAGTCGTTTGGCCTCGACAAACCGGCTGGCGCTCTGGTGGCCCAGGTGCTGGAAGACGGCCCGGCAGCCAAAGGCGGCCTGCAAGTGGGTGACGTGATTCTGAGCATGAACGGCCAGCCGATCGTCATGTCCGCCGACTTGCCGCACCTGGTTGGTACCTTGAAAGATGGCCAGAAGGCCAAGTTGGAAATCATCCGTAACGGCAAGCGCCAGAACCTGGATATCACCGTAGGTGCCATGCCGGACGACGACGCCGACATCGCTGCTGGCACCGGTGCCGATGGCAGTGCCGAGCGCAGCAGCAACCGTCTGGGTGTGTCGGTGTCTGACTTGACCGCCGAGCAGAAAAAGACGCTGGAGCTCAAGGGCGGCGTGGTCATCAAGGAAGTCCAGGACGGCCCGGCAGCCATGATTGGCCTGCGTCCGGGTGACGTGATCAGCCACCTGAACAACCAGGCCATCGCTTCGGCCAAGCAGTTCACCGAAATTGCCAAGGAATTGCCGAAAAATCGTTCGGTGTCGATGCGTGTGTTGCGTCAGGGGCGTGCGAGCTTCATTACCTTCAAACTGGCTGAATAAGCCGTTTCGCAGGTAGCAAAGGGCAGCTTCGGCTGCCCTTTTTCATGAAAGTTCACAATTGAAAGCGCGATAGATGTGTACAGTCCGATAGAGGAATCTCCCATATCCCAGCAGCTTAAGGTACAATTCCCGGCTATTTTTCGGCGGGCGTCCGGCTCGCAGCCTTTTCGAGTGTTGACCCGTGAGTGATTTGAGTCATATCCGCAATTTCTCCATCATCGCCCACATCGACCATGGCAAGTCGACGCTGGCCGATCGCTTCATCCAGATGTGCGGTGGCCTGTCGGCACGCGAAATGGAAGCTCAGGTGCTGGACTCCATGGATCTGGAGCGTGAGCGCGGTATCACCATCAAGGCCCACAGCGTCACGCTCAATTACAAGGCGCAAGACGGCAAGGTCTACCAGCTGAATTTCATCGATACCCCCGGCCACGTGGACTTCACCTATGAAGTTTCCCGCTCGCTGGCGGCCTGCGAGGGTGCGCTGCTGGTAGTGGATGCGGGGCAGGGCGTTGAAGCCCAGTCCGTGGCCAACTGCTACACCGCCATCGAGCAGGGCCTGGAGGTCATGCCAGTCCTGAACAAGATGGACCTGCCCCAGGCCGACCCGGACCGCGTCAAGGACGAGATCGAGAAGATCATCGGCATCGACGCCACTGATGCCGTTGCTTGCAGCGCCAAGAGCGGTATGGGCGTGGACGAGGTGCTGGAGCGCCTGGTGCAAACCATCCCTGCACCTGAGGGTGATATCGAAGCGCCACTGCAAGCGCTGATCATCGACTCCTGGTTCGACAACTACCTGGGTGTTGTCTCCCTGGTGCGCGTGCGCCATGGCCGCGTGAAGAAGGGCGACAAGATCCTGGTCAAGTCCACCGGCAAGGTGCATTTGGTCGACAGCGTCGGTGTCTTCACGCCGAAACACACCCAAACCGCCGACCTCAAGGCCGGTGAAGTGGGCTTCATCATTGCCAGCATCAAGGACATTCACGGTGCACCGGTCGGTGACACCCTGACTTTGTCCACGACCCCT
The genomic region above belongs to Pseudomonas sp. PSKL.D1 and contains:
- the ygfZ gene encoding CAF17-like 4Fe-4S cluster assembly/insertion protein YgfZ, with the translated sequence MADSAFFCPLSHEGILAVRGSDAGKFLQGQLTCNINYLSQEHASLGARCMVKGRMQSSFRILPEGNGYLLAMASELLEPQLADLKKYAVFSKATLADESAAWARFGLQGGADVLQALGLALPEHAGSTVRQDGLIAITVSEGRAELWAPAEVAATVREKLAAALPEAPLNDWLLGQVRAGIGQVMGPTRELFIPQMINLQAVDGVSFKKGCYTGQEIVARMQYLGKLKRRQYRLALDACEAPTPATEIFSPVHGSSVGEVVIAANAALGCELLAVLSAEAVESGKLHLGSLEGPSLQVLDLPYELDRDREIQR
- a CDS encoding FAD assembly factor SdhE, whose product is MVEQTELNRLFWHSRRGMLELDVLLVPFTQEVYPTLSEADRELYVRLLSCEDQDMFGWFMERTESEDPELQRMVRIILDRVQPK
- a CDS encoding protein YgfX — its product is MSSPSNWFECRWQGSLLLLACYLIGQVLALGAIWLSDVPQWVDLPATLGCVAHAWWAIPRRILLTHAQAVTGLRRDVLGWRVYSRAMGWQPVRLCRDSVALPVLVVLRFKRVGCWFGESQCIPQDALGMDEHRRLRVRLKFSRRRFGSASTGRAPGL
- the nadB gene encoding L-aspartate oxidase — its product is MSQQFQHDVLVIGSGAAGLSLALNLPGHLRIAVLSKGDLANGSTYWAQGGVAAVLDDTDTVQSHVEDTLNAGGGLCDEDAVRFTVEHSREAIEWLIEQGVPFTRDEHYSVDDGGFEFHLTREGGHSHRRIIHAADATGAAIFTTLLAQARQRPNIELLEQRVAVDLITERRLGLDGERCLGAYVLNRNTGEVDTYGARFTVLATGGAAKVYLYTSNPDGACGDGIAMAWRAGCRVANLEFNQFHPTCLYHPQAKSFLITEALRGEGALLRLPNGERFMPRFDPREELAPRDIVARAIDHEMKRLGVDCVYLDITHKPADFIKNHFPTVYERCLTFGIDITRQPIPVVPAAHYTCGGVMVDDRGHTDVPGLYAIGETSFTGLHGANRMASNSLLECFVYGRAAAADIQAHLDRVSMPTTLPGWDASQVTDSDEDVIIAHNWDELRRFMWDYVGIVRTSKRLQRAEHRIRLLLDEIDEFYSNYKVSRDLIELRNLAQVAELMIRSAMQRKESRGLHYTLDYPGMLAEARDTVLSPG
- the rpoE gene encoding RNA polymerase sigma factor RpoE: MLTQEEDQQLVERVQRGDRRAFDLLVLKYQHKILGLIVRFVHDTHEAQDVAQEAFIKAYRALGNFRGDSAFYTWLYRIAINTAKNYLVSRGRRPPDSDVSSEDAEFYDGDHGLKDLESPERSLLRDEIEGTVHRTIQQLPEDLRTALTLREFDGLSYEDIASVMQCPVGTVRSRIFRAREAIDKALQPLLQET
- a CDS encoding sigma-E factor negative regulatory protein, producing MSREALQESLSAVMDNEADELELRRVLNAVDDAETRATWSRYQVARAAMHKELLLPKLDIASAVSAALADEAVPAKTKQGPWRSIGRLAVAASVTVAVLAGVRMYNQDEITGAELAAQQPAQQGLSMPQTQGPAVLAGYSESSEQPTGPMANGVLQNQAGWDQRLPGYLRQHAQESALKGTESALPYARAASLENR
- a CDS encoding MucB/RseB C-terminal domain-containing protein, whose translation is MRALPLLSLLIGSFMTVPALAANSSPEASEWLNKLAQAEQKQSYQGSFVYERNGSFSSHDIWHRVQDGKVSERLLQLDGAAQEIVRVDGNVQCVSGALVSGVGTPPDSAPRVLDPLKLMSWYDLRLAGKARVAGRDAVIVTLTPRDQHRYAFELNLDRQTGLPLRSLMLNDKGQLLERFQVTRLDTDRPPTDEDLQPGTGCKPVEHLARTASESVAGWRSDWLPPGFELINSAVRRDPARDSTVSSLMYDDGLARFSVFLEPVKDNSGADVRTQLGPTVAVSRRLNTPKGKVLVTVVGEIPLGTAERIALSMRPQDAQARQ
- a CDS encoding DegQ family serine endoprotease, which translates into the protein MFAAVLMLGQVLTAQAQEALPDFTTLVEQASPAVVNISTKQKLPDRRIASGQMPDLEGLPPMFREFFERNIPQQPRSPRGDRQREAQSLGSGFIISSDGYVLTNNHVVADADEIIVRLSDRSELQAKLVGTDPRTDVALLKVDGKNLPTVKLGDSEKLKVGEWVLAIGSPFGFDHSVTKGIVSAKGRTLPNDTYVPFIQTDVAINPGNSGGPLFNMNGEVVGINSQIFTRSGGFMGLSFAIPIDVAIDVSNQLKKDGKVSRGWLGVVIQEVNKDLAESFGLDKPAGALVAQVLEDGPAAKGGLQVGDVILSMNGQPIVMSADLPHLVGTLKDGQKAKLEIIRNGKRQNLDITVGAMPDDDADIAAGTGADGSAERSSNRLGVSVSDLTAEQKKTLELKGGVVIKEVQDGPAAMIGLRPGDVISHLNNQAIASAKQFTEIAKELPKNRSVSMRVLRQGRASFITFKLAE